The Candidatus Neomarinimicrobiota bacterium genomic sequence CCAATTGTCGCTGGCAATATTCGGATCGCCTTCAAAATATACTTGTGTCACTAGTTCTGACCCATCTTCAGCAATCATACGCAGGTGAAAATGCTGTGGACGGTTCCCGTAAAATCCGGGCCGTATAGTTTCAAATGCATAATTGCCATCAGAATCAGTATTCACCCGTCCGCGAAGGTTGTAATCATCGTTGTTTGGGTTCCCTGAGGTACAGGTTTCAAAAATACTGTAGCAACCGTTGTTACTGGCGTGCCAAATATCCACAGTAGTATTTTCCAGTGGAGTGACGCAGTCATCTGAAAACACCTTGCCGCCAAAGAAAAATCTGTCACCGGGCTCATCCGCTGAAGCGATTACACTTCGAAACGGTGCATCTTCGGCAAAAAACGGACCCAGAATATCATCCGTCGTGAATTCACATTCTTTGGCAAAAGCTGTATAAGGGAACAGCATTCCTCCCGCGGTTGCGGTGATACTGTTTTTAATGAAACGTCTGCGGGAAATTTTGAGAGCAGACTTATCTGATTTGTGATCCAGAACTATTCTCTGCAGGCAGCAATAATTTTCTGGAACACTTCGTCACTTTGATCTAAAGAAGATTGACATGTCGCAACAGCTTTATGACCTCCACCGCCATACAGTCCGCACAGC encodes the following:
- a CDS encoding T9SS type A sorting domain-containing protein; translated protein: MLFPYTAFAKECEFTTDDILGPFFAEDAPFRSVIASADEPGDRFFFGGKVFSDDCVTPLENTTVDIWHASNNGCYSIFETCTSGNPNNDDYNLRGRVNTDSDGNYAFETIRPGFYGNRPQHFHLRMIAEDGSELVTQVYFEGDPNIASDNWASDPDAVNRIIPLSEDSNGFSGNFDIVLDAQPILNTDSPWEPIPERFTLYSAFPNPFNTYTEIRFDMGTETHASVEVFDLSGKPIQSLSEGFLNSGDHQVVWNGKDNAGNSVPSGMYVIRFDTAHFSDFQKVVLIK